Proteins from a single region of Undibacterium sp. KW1:
- a CDS encoding bifunctional riboflavin kinase/FAD synthetase: protein MKVFRGLPNAASRAPCALAIGNFDGVHLGHQTLLARLRDAATRLGIEAAVMTFEPHPRAFFAQMLGDLSKAPTRIANLRDNMASLQAAGVDRVIVEHFNAHFATLSPQDFIEKVLVDGLHVKWVMVGEDFRFGAKRAGDVATLTEAGLRHGFTVETLPSVQNKGVRISSSAVRLALANGDFDEAEALLGHPYRISGHVVHGQKLGRTIGFPTLNLRIAHHRPALHGIFIVQVHGLAEQPLPAVASLGVRPTVDDSGRVLLETHVFDYSGHAYGKVVQIEFLKKLRDEEKYIDLPTLTAAINKDAEQARVYFADSHRPARSATDRI, encoded by the coding sequence ATGAAGGTATTTCGCGGACTTCCAAATGCAGCCTCCCGTGCCCCCTGTGCGCTGGCGATAGGCAATTTTGATGGCGTGCATCTGGGCCACCAGACTTTGCTTGCCCGTTTGCGGGATGCCGCCACACGTCTGGGCATAGAAGCTGCCGTCATGACATTTGAACCACATCCACGTGCATTCTTTGCCCAGATGCTGGGTGATCTGTCGAAGGCACCTACCCGTATCGCCAATTTGCGCGACAACATGGCTTCGCTACAAGCTGCCGGTGTTGACCGCGTCATCGTTGAACATTTCAATGCCCACTTTGCTACATTGTCACCGCAAGATTTCATAGAAAAAGTGCTGGTCGATGGTCTGCATGTGAAATGGGTCATGGTTGGTGAAGATTTTCGCTTTGGTGCCAAACGCGCTGGAGATGTCGCCACCCTGACCGAAGCAGGCTTGCGTCATGGTTTTACCGTAGAGACGCTGCCCTCAGTACAAAACAAGGGCGTGCGCATCTCCTCATCTGCAGTACGCCTTGCGCTGGCGAATGGTGATTTTGATGAGGCAGAAGCCCTGCTGGGTCACCCTTACCGTATTTCAGGCCATGTGGTGCACGGCCAAAAGCTGGGACGCACCATAGGTTTTCCTACGCTGAACCTGCGTATTGCCCATCACCGCCCTGCCCTGCATGGCATCTTTATCGTGCAGGTTCACGGTTTGGCCGAACAGCCTTTACCCGCCGTTGCCAGCCTCGGCGTACGCCCTACTGTCGATGACAGTGGCCGTGTGCTGCTGGAAACCCATGTATTTGATTACAGCGGTCATGCCTACGGCAAAGTCGTGCAGATAGAGTTCTTGAAAAAACTGCGCGACGAAGAAAAATACATAGACCTGCCTACCTTGACTGCGGCCATCAACAAGGACGCTGAACAGGCACGTGTCTATTTTGCCGACAGCCACCGCCCTGCCCGCTCTGCCACTGACCGAATTTGA